A genomic window from Micromonospora ferruginea includes:
- the gatA gene encoding Asp-tRNA(Asn)/Glu-tRNA(Gln) amidotransferase subunit GatA, producing MTDLTKLSAVEIAGLVANGDASAVEVTRAHLDRIGAVDDRVHAFLHVDTDGALAAAKAVDERRAAGEELGPLAGVPVAVKDVLTTKGVPTTVGSKILEGWRPPYDSTIVERLRAAGTVMLGKTNMDEFAMGSSTEYSAYGPTRNPWDTGRIPGGSGGGSAAALAAYEAPLSIGSDTGGSIRQPGAVTGTVGAKPTYGGTSRYGLVAFSSSLDTPGPCARTVLDAALLHEVIGGHDPRDSTSIPAPVPDVVGAAKLGASGDLTGVKLGVVTEFTGEGAEPGVMAAFRESVEALAKLGAEIVEISCPHFKYALPAYYLIAPSECSSNLARFDGVRFGLRVGDDGNRSLEEVMSLTREAGFGPEVKRRIMIGTYALSSGYYDAYYGQAQKVRTLITRDFTSAFEQVDALISPTTPFVAFPIGARTSDPYQMYLADLFTIPTNLYGGPAISVPCGLSEGLPVGLQIMAPTMADDRMYRVAAALESSVGTFTPPAL from the coding sequence GTGACCGACCTGACCAAGCTCAGCGCCGTCGAGATCGCCGGGCTCGTCGCCAACGGTGACGCCTCCGCCGTCGAGGTCACCCGCGCCCACCTGGACCGGATCGGCGCCGTCGACGACCGGGTGCACGCGTTCCTGCACGTCGACACCGACGGGGCGCTGGCCGCCGCGAAGGCGGTGGACGAGCGTCGGGCCGCCGGCGAGGAACTGGGCCCGCTGGCCGGCGTGCCGGTCGCGGTCAAGGACGTGCTCACCACGAAGGGCGTGCCGACCACCGTCGGGTCGAAGATCCTGGAGGGCTGGCGCCCGCCGTACGACTCGACAATCGTGGAGCGGCTGCGCGCCGCCGGCACGGTGATGCTCGGCAAGACGAACATGGACGAGTTCGCGATGGGCTCCTCCACCGAATACTCGGCGTACGGGCCGACCCGCAACCCGTGGGACACCGGGCGCATCCCCGGCGGCTCCGGTGGTGGCAGCGCCGCGGCGCTGGCCGCGTACGAGGCGCCGCTGTCGATCGGCTCGGACACCGGCGGCTCGATCCGCCAGCCCGGCGCGGTCACCGGCACCGTCGGCGCGAAGCCCACCTACGGCGGCACCTCCCGGTACGGCCTGGTGGCGTTCTCGTCGTCGCTGGACACGCCCGGCCCGTGCGCGCGTACCGTGCTGGACGCCGCGCTGCTGCACGAGGTGATCGGCGGCCACGACCCGCGCGACTCCACCTCGATCCCGGCCCCGGTGCCGGACGTGGTGGGCGCGGCGAAGCTCGGCGCGAGCGGTGACCTGACCGGCGTGAAGCTCGGTGTGGTCACCGAGTTCACCGGCGAGGGCGCGGAGCCGGGCGTGATGGCCGCGTTCCGCGAGTCGGTCGAGGCGCTGGCCAAGCTGGGCGCGGAGATCGTCGAGATCTCCTGCCCGCACTTCAAGTACGCGCTGCCGGCCTACTACCTGATCGCGCCGAGCGAGTGCTCCTCCAACCTGGCCCGGTTCGACGGCGTCCGGTTCGGCCTGCGGGTCGGCGACGACGGCAACCGGTCGCTGGAGGAGGTCATGTCGCTGACCCGCGAGGCCGGTTTCGGCCCCGAGGTGAAGCGCCGCATCATGATCGGCACGTACGCGCTCTCCTCGGGCTACTACGACGCCTACTACGGCCAGGCGCAGAAGGTCCGCACGCTGATCACCCGCGACTTCACCAGCGCGTTCGAGCAGGTGGACGCGCTGATCTCGCCGACCACGCCGTTCGTGGCGTTCCCGATCGGCGCGCGCACCTCGGATCCCTACCAGATGTACCTGGCGGACCTGTTCACCATCCCGACGAACCTCTACGGCGGGCCGGCCATCTCGGTGCCGTGCGGGCTGTCCGAGGGGCTGCCGGTCGGCCTGCAGATCATGGCCCCGACCATGGCCGACGACCGGATGTACCGGGTCGCCGCCGCGCTGGAGTCCTCGGTCGGCACGTTCACCCCGCCGGCTCTCTGA
- the gatC gene encoding Asp-tRNA(Asn)/Glu-tRNA(Gln) amidotransferase subunit GatC — protein sequence MAAISREEVAHLARLSRLAVTEEELDTFAGQLDVILQSVAQVGEVAAADIPPTSHSVPLTNVLREDVVTPSLTPQEALSGAPDAEEQRFRVPRILDEDVAS from the coding sequence ATGGCCGCCATCTCCCGCGAGGAGGTCGCGCACCTCGCGCGACTGTCGCGGCTCGCCGTCACCGAGGAGGAGTTGGACACCTTCGCCGGTCAGCTGGACGTGATCCTCCAGTCGGTCGCGCAGGTCGGCGAGGTCGCCGCGGCGGACATCCCGCCGACGTCCCACTCGGTGCCGTTGACCAACGTGCTCCGCGAGGACGTGGTGACGCCGAGCCTGACCCCGCAGGAGGCGCTGTCGGGTGCGCCCGACGCCGAGGAGCAGCGGTTCCGCGTCCCGCGGATCCTGGACGAGGATGTGGCATCGTGA
- a CDS encoding putative bifunctional diguanylate cyclase/phosphodiesterase: MATGDPRNSVPPGRARPFFGFVGAVGAVAVLVSAGPLAALPARLTELPVAFWTMAALAVACDARPFVPPGRRQTSALFPSTCFTFAILLGWGLGPAVAVQAVAVAVSGWRLGYAAWRTGFNAAQYACALAAAYAVSHLGLGELFDGGRLHWTDVAALGGATVAWFVVNYGLVNSAIRLRFGDRWWPSVRLGLAYELLSTGSLLLLAPVLVATARASAALIPLVLVPLFAVYRMARLSAEREQLADVDPLTGLPNRKALLTEVAEQVHVHAERAARGEPDAHLALLLLDLDRFKHVNDALGHAVGDRLLVEVSARLIDVADEGELVARLGGDEFAIVVPRLAGVDEARERADRVVAALAEPVPLDGLPLDVGGSIGVALFPDHGEDFATLMRHADVAMYDAKHRNDTVAVYAPESDHNSAERLSLLADLRRVLESPVSAPPEEPVGVRGGDGAALAPSLPAARPARDERRSRDERPAHDERRSHDDGPGGARPGAGPARWRLRRRREPVEARSDDELIERILTGADPIRRRAVASTAPGAHAASTASAGPTASAGPTASAVSAEATPVTSAVDVGTADTQVAEVTEVAEVAEAVGRPDGEPAGPGDVAAVAGGRADPDDPAGDPGEITMYYQPQIAIATGEVVGVEALLRWRHPRRGMVDPGELIQVAEQSAVMRLLTRRVVDDVVEQLAKWSAAGLTLRAALNVSVRDLHTGEIADQIADRLTRYGVPPERLQVEITEGALMADPRRVLASITQLHRIGVGIALDDFGTGYSSLQHLRRLPLSEVKVDRSFVLGMADDPDDAAIVRSMIELAGALGLRVVAEGVEDERTWRLLHAAGCDVAQGWFHARPMPAEELITWLSRYRPVRPAPVEADGRGGPAEGESKASS; the protein is encoded by the coding sequence ATGGCGACGGGCGACCCGCGCAACTCCGTCCCGCCCGGGCGGGCCCGGCCGTTCTTCGGCTTCGTCGGCGCGGTCGGCGCGGTCGCCGTACTCGTCTCGGCCGGACCCCTCGCCGCGCTCCCGGCCCGGCTGACCGAGCTGCCGGTCGCGTTCTGGACCATGGCGGCGCTCGCCGTCGCCTGCGACGCGCGACCGTTCGTCCCGCCGGGGCGGCGGCAGACCTCGGCGCTGTTCCCGTCGACCTGCTTCACCTTCGCCATCCTGCTCGGCTGGGGGCTCGGCCCGGCGGTGGCGGTGCAGGCGGTCGCGGTGGCCGTGTCCGGCTGGCGGCTCGGCTACGCCGCCTGGCGCACCGGCTTCAACGCGGCGCAGTACGCGTGCGCGCTCGCCGCCGCGTACGCGGTCAGCCACCTCGGCCTGGGTGAGCTGTTCGACGGCGGCCGGCTGCACTGGACCGACGTGGCGGCGCTCGGCGGCGCCACGGTGGCCTGGTTCGTGGTCAACTACGGCCTGGTCAACTCCGCCATCCGGCTGCGCTTCGGTGACCGGTGGTGGCCCAGCGTCCGGCTCGGGCTGGCCTACGAGCTGCTCTCCACCGGTTCGCTGCTGCTGCTCGCGCCGGTGCTGGTGGCCACGGCCCGGGCCAGCGCGGCGCTGATCCCGCTGGTGCTGGTGCCGCTCTTCGCGGTCTACCGGATGGCCCGGCTCTCCGCCGAACGGGAACAGCTCGCCGACGTCGACCCGCTCACCGGGCTACCCAACCGCAAGGCGCTGCTCACCGAGGTCGCCGAGCAGGTGCACGTGCACGCCGAGCGGGCCGCCCGGGGCGAGCCGGACGCCCACCTGGCCCTGCTGCTGCTCGACCTCGACCGGTTCAAGCACGTCAACGACGCGCTCGGGCACGCGGTGGGCGACCGGCTGCTGGTCGAGGTGAGCGCCCGGCTGATCGACGTCGCCGACGAGGGGGAGCTGGTGGCGCGGCTCGGCGGCGACGAGTTCGCCATCGTCGTACCCCGGTTGGCCGGGGTCGACGAGGCCCGCGAGCGGGCCGACCGGGTGGTCGCCGCGCTCGCCGAGCCGGTGCCGCTGGACGGGCTGCCGCTGGACGTCGGCGGTTCCATCGGCGTCGCGCTCTTCCCCGACCACGGCGAGGACTTCGCCACCCTGATGCGGCACGCCGACGTCGCCATGTACGACGCCAAGCACCGCAACGACACCGTCGCGGTCTACGCGCCGGAGTCCGACCACAACTCGGCCGAGCGGTTGAGCCTCCTGGCCGACCTGCGCCGGGTGCTGGAGTCCCCGGTCTCCGCACCGCCCGAGGAGCCGGTGGGCGTACGCGGCGGTGACGGCGCGGCGCTGGCACCGAGCCTGCCCGCCGCCCGACCGGCGCGCGACGAGCGGCGCTCCCGCGACGAGCGGCCGGCCCACGACGAGCGGCGGTCCCACGACGACGGCCCCGGCGGGGCGCGACCCGGCGCCGGGCCGGCCCGCTGGCGGCTGCGGCGTCGCCGGGAACCCGTCGAGGCGCGGTCCGACGACGAGCTGATCGAGCGGATCCTCACCGGCGCCGACCCGATCCGTCGTCGGGCCGTGGCGAGCACCGCGCCGGGCGCCCACGCGGCATCGACCGCGTCGGCTGGCCCGACCGCGTCGGCTGGCCCGACCGCGTCGGCGGTGTCCGCCGAGGCCACGCCGGTCACGTCGGCCGTCGACGTGGGGACGGCCGACACTCAGGTCGCCGAGGTCACGGAGGTCGCCGAGGTCGCGGAGGCGGTTGGGCGGCCCGACGGCGAGCCGGCCGGGCCCGGCGACGTCGCGGCCGTGGCCGGCGGCCGGGCCGACCCGGACGATCCGGCCGGCGACCCGGGCGAGATCACGATGTACTACCAGCCGCAGATCGCCATCGCGACCGGCGAGGTGGTCGGCGTGGAGGCGCTGCTGCGCTGGCGGCACCCGCGCCGGGGCATGGTCGACCCGGGGGAGCTGATCCAGGTCGCCGAGCAGAGCGCGGTGATGCGGCTGCTCACCCGCCGGGTGGTGGACGACGTGGTGGAGCAGCTCGCCAAGTGGTCGGCCGCCGGGCTGACGTTGCGCGCCGCGCTCAACGTCAGCGTCCGGGACCTGCACACCGGCGAGATCGCCGACCAGATCGCCGACCGGCTGACCCGCTACGGCGTCCCGCCGGAACGGCTCCAGGTGGAGATCACCGAGGGCGCGCTGATGGCCGACCCCCGGCGGGTGCTGGCCAGCATCACCCAGTTGCACCGGATCGGGGTGGGCATCGCGCTGGACGACTTCGGCACCGGCTACTCCTCCCTGCAACACCTGCGCCGGCTGCCGCTGTCCGAGGTGAAGGTGGACCGGTCGTTCGTGCTGGGCATGGCGGACGACCCGGACGACGCGGCGATCGTCCGCTCGATGATCGAGCTGGCCGGCGCGCTCGGGCTGCGGGTGGTGGCCGAGGGCGTGGAGGACGAGCGCACCTGGCGGCTGCTGCACGCCGCCGGCTGCGACGTGGCGCAGGGCTGGTTCCACGCCCGGCCGATGCCGGCGGAGGAGCTGATCACCTGGCTGTCGCGGTACCGCCCGGTGCGGCCGGCGCCGGTGGAGGCCGACGGCCGGGGCGGGCCGGCGGAGGGGGAGTCGAAGGCGTCGTCGTGA
- the ligA gene encoding NAD-dependent DNA ligase LigA produces the protein MSEEAVPQTVDAAQEAAAGAEPTPAARERHATLSQELTEHQYRYYVLDAPTITDAEFDRQLRELEALEAEYPALRTPDSPTQRVGGTFSTDFTPVTHAERMLSLDNAFADEELAAWAERVERDAGGPVPYLCELKVDGLAINLTYEKGRLVRAATRGDGRTGEDVTANVRSIRGVPARLTPADDFPDVPELLEVRGEIYFPVAGFADLNASLVEQGKAPFANPRNAAAGSLRQKDPRITASRPLRLVVHGIGARKGYRPDAQSAAYAALKAWGLPTSDRWKVVDDLAGVAEYIAWYGTHRHDVEHEIDGVVVKVDPVSIQGRLGSTSRAPRWAIAFKYPPEEVNTRLLDIDVNVGRTGRVTPFAVLEPVRVAGSTVALATLHNAREVERKGVLIGDTVVLRKAGDVIPEVLGPVVELRPPDARAFVMPTTCPACGTPLAPAKESDVDIRCPNSRSCPAQLRERVFHLAGRGAFDIEVLGYKGAAALLDAGVITDEGDLFGLDAEQLGRSPFFVNKDGTLGTNAAKLLDNLAVAKERDLWRVLVALSIRHVGPTAAQALARHFRSITAIEAAAEEELSSVDGVGPTIAASLKEWFAVDWHRDVVRKWAEAGVRMVEEAGDEGPRPLDGITVVVTGTLAGFSRDQAAEEIQNRGGKVTGSVSKKTGFVVVGDNPGSKADKAATLKLPILDEDGFRVLLDAGPEAARAVARVEG, from the coding sequence GTGTCCGAAGAAGCGGTTCCCCAGACGGTCGACGCCGCCCAGGAGGCGGCGGCCGGCGCCGAGCCGACCCCGGCGGCCCGCGAGCGGCACGCCACGCTGAGCCAGGAGCTCACCGAGCACCAATACCGCTACTACGTGCTGGACGCGCCGACCATCACCGACGCGGAGTTCGACAGGCAGTTGCGCGAGCTGGAGGCGCTGGAGGCGGAATATCCGGCGCTGCGCACCCCCGACTCGCCCACCCAGCGGGTCGGTGGCACGTTCTCCACCGACTTCACCCCGGTCACCCACGCCGAGCGGATGCTCTCGCTCGACAACGCGTTCGCCGACGAGGAGCTGGCCGCCTGGGCCGAGCGGGTCGAGCGCGACGCCGGCGGCCCGGTGCCCTACCTGTGCGAGCTGAAGGTCGACGGGCTGGCCATCAACCTGACCTACGAGAAGGGTCGGCTGGTGCGGGCGGCCACCCGCGGCGACGGCCGCACCGGCGAGGACGTCACCGCCAACGTGCGCAGCATCCGGGGCGTGCCGGCGCGGCTCACCCCGGCCGACGACTTCCCCGACGTGCCGGAGCTGCTCGAGGTGCGCGGCGAGATCTACTTCCCGGTGGCCGGCTTCGCCGACCTCAACGCGAGCCTGGTCGAGCAGGGCAAGGCGCCGTTCGCCAACCCGCGCAACGCCGCCGCCGGCAGCCTCCGGCAGAAGGACCCGAGGATCACCGCGTCCCGGCCGCTGCGTCTGGTCGTGCACGGCATCGGCGCCCGCAAGGGCTACCGGCCGGACGCCCAGTCCGCCGCCTACGCCGCGCTCAAGGCGTGGGGGCTGCCCACCAGCGACCGCTGGAAGGTGGTCGACGACCTGGCCGGGGTGGCGGAATACATCGCCTGGTACGGCACGCACCGCCACGACGTCGAGCACGAGATCGACGGCGTGGTGGTCAAGGTCGACCCGGTCTCCATCCAGGGCCGGCTCGGCTCGACCAGCCGCGCGCCCCGCTGGGCGATCGCCTTCAAATACCCGCCGGAGGAGGTCAACACCAGGCTGCTCGACATCGACGTCAACGTCGGGCGCACCGGCCGGGTCACCCCGTTCGCGGTCCTGGAGCCGGTCCGGGTGGCCGGTTCGACGGTCGCGCTCGCCACCCTGCACAACGCCCGTGAGGTGGAGCGCAAGGGCGTGCTGATCGGCGACACGGTGGTGCTGCGCAAGGCCGGCGACGTCATCCCCGAGGTGCTCGGCCCGGTGGTCGAGCTGCGCCCGCCCGACGCCCGGGCGTTCGTCATGCCGACCACCTGCCCGGCCTGCGGCACCCCGCTCGCGCCGGCCAAGGAGAGCGACGTCGACATCCGCTGCCCCAACTCCCGCAGTTGCCCGGCGCAACTGCGGGAACGGGTCTTCCACCTGGCCGGCCGCGGCGCCTTCGACATCGAGGTGCTCGGCTACAAGGGCGCCGCCGCGCTGCTCGACGCCGGCGTCATCACCGACGAGGGCGACCTGTTCGGCCTCGACGCCGAGCAGCTCGGCCGCTCGCCGTTCTTCGTCAACAAGGACGGCACGCTCGGCACCAACGCCGCCAAGCTGCTCGACAACCTGGCCGTGGCCAAGGAGCGCGACCTGTGGCGGGTGCTGGTGGCGCTCTCCATCCGGCACGTCGGCCCGACCGCCGCCCAGGCGCTCGCCCGGCACTTCCGGTCGATCACCGCGATCGAGGCGGCGGCCGAGGAGGAGCTGTCTTCCGTGGACGGCGTCGGCCCGACCATCGCCGCGAGCCTGAAGGAGTGGTTCGCCGTCGACTGGCACCGCGACGTGGTGCGCAAGTGGGCCGAGGCGGGCGTCCGGATGGTCGAGGAGGCCGGCGACGAGGGACCCCGGCCGCTCGACGGGATCACCGTCGTGGTCACCGGCACCCTGGCCGGGTTCAGCCGCGACCAGGCCGCCGAGGAGATCCAGAACCGGGGCGGGAAGGTCACCGGTTCGGTCTCCAAGAAGACCGGCTTCGTGGTGGTCGGCGACAACCCCGGCTCCAAGGCCGACAAGGCGGCGACGCTCAAGCTGCCGATCCTCGACGAGGACGGGTTCCGGGTGCTGCTGGACGCCGGCCCGGAGGCGGCCCGGGCGGTGGCCCGGGTGGAGGGCTGA
- a CDS encoding type II toxin-antitoxin system PemK/MazF family toxin: protein MRDGLIWALVIVACVAAGWLWSEWRRRSADRSAGTGRPARSGDRRRPGGGDRPGRGPRGGRPSGGRTGAPPRPREAGRPDRDRPRPGEIWWADVPYADGTGSKVRPCLVLRVDGADAEVLKITSQDKSDRDDHVSIPTRGWDADAEHDSWLDVSAPIPVPLTAFADKAGDCDAGVWRGVRRLPHLTA, encoded by the coding sequence ATGCGCGACGGGTTGATCTGGGCGCTGGTGATCGTGGCCTGCGTGGCGGCGGGATGGCTGTGGAGCGAGTGGCGCCGCCGGTCCGCCGACCGGTCGGCCGGGACGGGCCGGCCCGCGCGTTCCGGGGACCGTCGGCGACCGGGCGGCGGCGACCGGCCCGGGCGCGGGCCCCGTGGCGGCCGGCCGAGTGGTGGCCGGACCGGCGCGCCTCCCCGGCCACGCGAGGCCGGGCGGCCGGACCGGGACCGCCCGCGGCCCGGGGAGATCTGGTGGGCCGACGTGCCCTACGCCGACGGCACCGGTTCGAAGGTGCGCCCCTGTCTGGTGCTGCGGGTCGACGGCGCCGACGCCGAGGTCCTGAAGATCACCAGCCAGGACAAGTCGGACCGGGACGACCACGTGTCCATCCCCACCCGGGGCTGGGACGCCGACGCCGAACACGACAGCTGGCTGGACGTCAGCGCGCCGATCCCGGTGCCGTTGACCGCGTTCGCGGACAAGGCCGGCGACTGCGACGCCGGCGTCTGGCGGGGCGTCCGCCGCCTGCCCCACCTCACCGCGTAG
- a CDS encoding ADP-ribosylglycohydrolase family protein, with translation MAIVTVSTARRAAGSLFGLAYGDALGKPTEFLTVGEIVRRYGPAGPRELEGDPAQVTDDTQMALAVAWALHDAPALTAEAVEPLLRQRFVDWSVSPENNRAPGMTCLRACAELGRGTRWQEATVAGSKGCGANMRVTPVGLLDVDLDTLAGLAQLQAGLTHGHPTGLAASELTAYAIRLLRDGAALPELPGLLTARAHEQRTVYRGDWLGDLWQRPGATTAAEFVARGWDDCLRVLGRLDAALARPDDGGDPCRLTGEGWIAEEALATALLCALRHPDDPVGALTRGATTAGDSDSIAALAGAFVGAAYGMDAWPAAWSSRIEYADQLTALADAFG, from the coding sequence ATCGCCATCGTGACCGTCTCCACCGCCCGTCGCGCCGCCGGCTCGCTCTTCGGCCTGGCCTACGGCGACGCCCTGGGCAAGCCGACCGAGTTCCTCACCGTCGGCGAGATCGTCCGGCGCTACGGCCCGGCCGGTCCGCGCGAGCTGGAGGGTGACCCGGCGCAGGTCACCGACGACACCCAGATGGCGCTGGCGGTGGCGTGGGCGCTGCACGACGCGCCCGCGCTCACGGCGGAGGCGGTCGAGCCGCTGTTGCGGCAGCGCTTCGTCGACTGGTCGGTCAGCCCGGAGAACAACCGCGCCCCGGGCATGACCTGCCTGCGCGCCTGCGCCGAGCTGGGCCGGGGGACCCGGTGGCAGGAGGCCACGGTGGCCGGGTCGAAGGGGTGCGGCGCGAACATGCGGGTCACCCCGGTCGGGCTGCTCGACGTCGACCTCGACACGCTGGCCGGGTTGGCGCAGCTCCAGGCCGGCCTCACCCACGGCCACCCGACCGGGCTGGCGGCGAGCGAGCTGACCGCGTACGCGATCCGGCTCCTGCGCGACGGCGCGGCGCTGCCGGAGCTGCCCGGCCTGCTCACCGCGCGGGCCCACGAGCAGCGCACGGTCTACCGGGGCGACTGGCTCGGCGACCTGTGGCAGCGGCCCGGTGCCACCACCGCAGCCGAGTTCGTCGCCCGGGGCTGGGACGACTGCCTGCGGGTGCTCGGCCGGCTCGACGCGGCGCTGGCCCGCCCGGACGACGGCGGCGACCCGTGCCGGCTGACCGGCGAGGGGTGGATCGCCGAGGAGGCGCTCGCCACCGCGCTGCTGTGCGCGCTGCGGCACCCGGACGACCCGGTCGGCGCGCTGACCCGGGGCGCCACCACCGCCGGCGACTCCGACTCCATCGCCGCGCTGGCCGGCGCGTTCGTCGGCGCCGCGTACGGCATGGACGCCTGGCCGGCGGCCTGGTCCTCCCGGATCGAATACGCCGACCAGCTCACCGCCCTGGCCGACGCGTTCGGCTGA
- a CDS encoding VOC family protein has product MIGQLRSTVIDCPDPRALAGFYAELLGLPLIEDNSDGDEWVVLGGPPGHLPRLAFQKALDLRAPAWPDPERPQQFHLDVTVDDIEAAEKAALALGARRLPGEGEGFRVYADPAGHPFCLCWD; this is encoded by the coding sequence ATGATCGGACAACTGCGTTCCACCGTGATCGACTGCCCCGATCCCCGCGCGCTGGCCGGCTTCTACGCCGAACTGCTCGGCCTGCCGCTGATCGAGGACAACTCCGACGGCGACGAGTGGGTGGTGCTCGGCGGCCCACCCGGTCACCTGCCCCGGCTGGCCTTCCAGAAGGCGCTCGACTTGCGCGCCCCCGCCTGGCCGGACCCGGAGCGACCGCAGCAGTTCCACCTGGACGTGACGGTGGACGACATCGAGGCGGCGGAGAAGGCGGCGCTGGCCCTCGGCGCCCGGCGACTGCCCGGTGAGGGCGAGGGCTTCCGGGTCTACGCCGATCCGGCCGGCCACCCGTTCTGTCTCTGCTGGGACTGA
- a CDS encoding methionine synthase, with amino-acid sequence MTDQQWPWPAGAATGIGSLPGTDIAEAQRIVLGELPTLPHLPELPARGPGADLVGRTAGLLVELPVELYAARWRVAARPGRDLRRARDLMERDLDQLAEQAEEYAGPVKVQAAGPFTLAATLELPLGGRILRDPGAVRDLAGSLGEGLRGHVAAVARRLPRASVLLQLDEPSLPAVLAGRVPTESGFGTHRAVETEVARALLRDVFDAAGVPTLVHCCAPDVPLELIRSAGATGVALDLSLVTDLDPLGEAIDAGFGLLAGAAPTRPPASGRAPTSAEVADRVRRVWDQLGFPRRRLAEQVVVTPACGLAGATPAYARAVLAACRDAGRRLVEE; translated from the coding sequence GTGACTGACCAGCAGTGGCCCTGGCCGGCCGGTGCGGCGACCGGAATCGGCTCGCTGCCCGGCACCGACATCGCCGAGGCACAGCGAATCGTGCTCGGTGAGCTGCCCACGCTGCCGCACCTCCCGGAGCTGCCCGCCCGGGGACCGGGCGCGGACCTCGTCGGTCGCACCGCCGGCCTGCTCGTCGAACTGCCGGTCGAGCTGTACGCGGCGCGCTGGCGGGTCGCCGCACGTCCCGGGCGGGACCTGCGCCGCGCCCGCGACCTCATGGAACGCGATCTCGACCAGCTCGCCGAGCAGGCCGAGGAGTACGCCGGCCCGGTCAAGGTCCAGGCTGCCGGCCCGTTCACCCTGGCCGCCACGCTGGAACTGCCACTCGGTGGCCGGATTCTGCGCGACCCGGGGGCGGTGCGCGACCTCGCCGGCTCGCTCGGCGAAGGGCTGCGGGGGCACGTGGCGGCGGTGGCCCGGCGGCTGCCCCGCGCCTCGGTGCTGCTCCAGCTCGACGAGCCGTCGCTGCCGGCGGTGCTGGCCGGCCGGGTGCCCACCGAGAGCGGCTTCGGCACCCACCGGGCGGTGGAGACCGAGGTGGCGCGGGCGCTGCTGCGTGACGTGTTCGACGCGGCCGGGGTCCCCACCCTGGTGCACTGCTGCGCGCCGGACGTGCCGCTGGAGCTGATCCGCTCCGCCGGCGCCACCGGCGTCGCCCTCGACCTGTCGCTGGTCACCGACCTGGATCCGCTCGGCGAGGCGATCGACGCGGGGTTCGGCCTGCTGGCCGGCGCCGCGCCGACCCGGCCGCCGGCGTCCGGTCGGGCGCCGACGTCGGCCGAGGTCGCCGACCGGGTCCGCCGGGTCTGGGACCAGCTCGGGTTCCCGCGCCGCCGGCTGGCCGAGCAGGTGGTGGTGACGCCCGCGTGCGGCCTGGCCGGCGCCACTCCGGCGTACGCCCGGGCGGTGCTGGCCGCCTGCCGCGACGCCGGCCGGCGGCTCGTCGAGGAGTGA
- the mnmA gene encoding tRNA 2-thiouridine(34) synthase MnmA, with product MRVLAAMSGGVDSAVAAARAVEAGHDVTGVHLALARNPQTYRTGARGCCTLEDSRDARRAADVLGIPFYVWDMADRFHDDVVDDFVAEYAAGRTPNPCLRCNEKIKFAAVLDRAVALGFDAVVTGHHARLGPDGLLRRSVDAAKDQSYVLAVLTRAQLDRSIFPLGDSTKADVRAEAARRGLAVADKPDSHDICFIADGDTRGFLAERLGEAPGQVVDALTGAVVGNHSGAYQYTVGQRRGLHLDRPAPDGRPRYVLSITPKTNTVTVGPAEALEVSTVRATRPVWIGGPRPDAPIECEVQLRAHGDVVPAVVTVDTDGLHAALRRPLRGVAAGQAIVAYRPDPDGDVVLGSATIAS from the coding sequence GTGAGGGTTCTGGCGGCGATGTCGGGCGGGGTGGACTCCGCCGTCGCGGCGGCGCGGGCGGTGGAGGCCGGGCACGACGTGACCGGGGTGCACCTGGCGCTGGCCCGCAACCCGCAGACCTACCGCACCGGCGCCCGGGGCTGCTGCACCCTGGAGGACTCCCGGGACGCGCGGCGCGCCGCGGACGTGCTGGGCATCCCGTTCTACGTGTGGGACATGGCGGACCGGTTCCACGACGACGTGGTCGACGACTTCGTCGCCGAGTACGCCGCCGGCCGTACCCCGAACCCGTGCCTGCGCTGCAACGAGAAGATCAAGTTCGCCGCGGTGCTGGACCGCGCGGTGGCCCTGGGCTTCGACGCGGTGGTGACCGGCCACCACGCCCGGCTCGGCCCGGACGGCTTGCTGCGGCGCAGCGTCGATGCGGCCAAGGACCAGTCGTACGTGCTGGCGGTGCTGACCCGCGCGCAGCTCGACCGGTCGATCTTCCCGCTCGGCGACTCCACCAAGGCCGACGTGCGCGCGGAGGCCGCCCGGCGCGGCCTGGCCGTGGCCGACAAGCCGGACTCGCACGACATCTGCTTCATCGCCGACGGCGACACCCGTGGCTTCCTGGCCGAGCGGCTCGGCGAGGCGCCGGGCCAGGTGGTGGACGCGCTCACCGGCGCGGTCGTGGGCAACCACAGCGGCGCCTACCAGTACACCGTGGGGCAGCGGCGCGGGCTGCACCTGGACCGTCCCGCGCCGGACGGCCGACCCCGCTACGTGCTCTCCATCACGCCGAAGACCAACACCGTCACGGTCGGCCCGGCCGAGGCGCTGGAGGTCTCCACGGTGCGGGCCACCCGACCGGTCTGGATCGGCGGCCCCCGTCCCGACGCGCCGATCGAGTGCGAGGTGCAGTTGCGCGCACACGGCGACGTGGTGCCGGCCGTCGTCACGGTGGACACCGACGGGCTGCACGCCGCGCTGCGCCGCCCGCTGCGCGGCGTCGCCGCCGGCCAGGCGATCGTCGCCTACCGGCCGGACCCGGACGGTGACGTGGTCCTCGGTTCCGCCACCATCGCCTCCTGA